The Brassica oleracea var. oleracea cultivar TO1000 chromosome C6, BOL, whole genome shotgun sequence genome includes a region encoding these proteins:
- the LOC106299235 gene encoding uncharacterized protein LOC106299235 has protein sequence MKLFGWMQNKLHGKQGNTHRPSISSASSHQPREEFSDWPQGLLAIGTFGSVAKEQTQIQVVQEVFKEENPSDVNMEAHRDQDLSFSGDLDDFTPEEVGKLQKELTKLLTRKNKMRKSDVNRELANLPLDRFLNCPSSLEVDRRISNALASGGDFDENEEEMERTISVILGRCKAISTESSNKKKKSKRDLSKTSVFYLFKKMFVCSEGLSPLPNPSLRDTFQESRMEKLLRVMLHKKINAQASSKQTSTKRYVEDKQQLSLKNEEEEGRSGDGSKWVKTDSDFIVLEI, from the exons ATGAAG TTATTCGGATGGATGCAGAACAAGCTACATGGGAAACAAGGGAACACTCATAGACCAAGCATATCTTCTGCTTCTTCTC ATCAACCCAGAGAGGAGTTCAGCGACTGGCCTCAAGGATTACTTGCGATTGGAACTTTCGGTAGTGTGGCCAAAGAGCAAACACAAATACAAGTTGTTCAAGAAGTGTTCAAAGAGGAGAATCCCTCTGACGTGAACATGGAAGCTCATAGAGATCAAGATCTTTCTTTCTCCGGTGATCTTGATGATTTTACTCCCGAGGAAGTCGGGAAACTGCAAAAGGAACTGACCAAGCTCTTGACAAGAAAGAACAAGATGAGGAAGTCTGATGTAAATAGAGAACTTGCGAATCTTCCTTTGGATAGATTCTTGAACTGTCCTTCGAGTCTTGAAGTCGATAGACGAATCAGCAACGCGCTCGCTAGTGGTGGTGATTTTGATGAGAACGAAGAAGAAATGGAGCGTACAATCAGTGTTATCTTGGGAAGATGCAAAGCTATTTCTACAGAGAGCAGCAATAAAAAGAAGAAGAGTAAGAGAGATTTGAGCAAAACCTCTGTTTTTTATCTTTTCAAGAAGATGTTTGTATGTTCAGAGGGGTTATCTCCTCTTCCCAACCCTAGCTTGAGAGACACGTTTCAAGAATCAAGAATGGAAAAG TTACTGAGGGTGATGCTACACAAGAAGATTAATGCTCAAGCTTCCTCGAAGCAAACATCAACAAAGAGATACGTGGAAGATAAGCAACAGCTTTCACTAAAGAACGAGGAAGAAGAAGGAAGAAGTGGTGATGGGAGCAAATGGGTTAAAACAGATTCTGATT TCATTGTTCTTGAGATCTGA